A region of the Candidatus Baltobacteraceae bacterium genome:
TCTCGCTCTCGCGCTCGTCTCGCTCCAAGGCGTTGCTTCTCTGGAGCGGGCCTTATTGGTGGTCCTCGGGGCGCTGCTGCTGGGCATCATCCTGCACGCCTCCGGCCTTCTTGGTGGCGGCGACGTAAAACTCTTGATTGCAATTGCGGCGCTGGTTGGTTTTCCGAATTGCGTCGCCCTCGTGCTCTACACGGCCGTGGCCGGCGGGGTTCTCGCCATCGGCGTCTCCGTCGTTCAACGCCGATTGCCCGAGGTGATGGCTAAAACCAATTCCGCGCTCACCGCGATGTGGATTTCGAAACGCGTCGCCATCGATCGCGCGACCGGCGCCGCATCGGCGAA
Encoded here:
- a CDS encoding A24 family peptidase; its protein translation is MTFQQFDSPFITVATVLLGGGSCAIAACIDLRTRRVPNWLTLSTLALALALVSLQGVASLERALLVVLGALLLGIILHASGLLGGGDVKLLIAIAALVGFPNCVALVLYTAVAGGVLAIGVSVVQRRLPEVMAKTNSALTAMWISKRVAIDRATGAASA